The Cryptomeria japonica chromosome 6, Sugi_1.0, whole genome shotgun sequence genomic interval TTTACTGTCTGTGGAGTATACTGTCCCTATATTTAGTGTTCTTCTATGTTCACTACTGGAGAGTGCTCTTCACCATTAAATAATCTGTTGTTACCTTCAGAATGAGAATCTCCCACAGTGGCATCGGTTTTACTATCAGTAGCAATGTCTTCTGCGTTTTCTAACATGTTATTTTCAGCTGAAAATTCAAGATATTTTCCATCCAATACAGAAATAAACAAGAAAttgttttagattttttaaattgttTCCACAGGTTAAAAGAGTATATGAAAAAATCAACTTTGTGCTATCCAATTCTCTCTATCAATGTAATCTTTCAGAAAATTATGCTGAAAATAGAAGAAGCCAAATGAATATGACCATAAATAGGCAGTAAAACTATCAGAGCAGCCAAAGTTGGCAACGTTACCGAAGTGTTGGAGGATAGACCAAGGTTTTTATCTGCTGCATCTGTTCCAAAAACTTATGGTGTATTTGCTTCATAGTTTTGTTATTCTTAACCACAATTCATAATTCTTAAATGAGCCAAAGAAAGCATTTCTTGAAGATCAGCTTCTTGACGCTGTTCATAAATGGGGGATTCCCCATCAATGTGAGGTCACTAACGCTAACTTGGATCTAGTTCATAAATGTCATTGAGATATTAtgcttcttcatttgattcattttctCCAAAGCCACCATCATCTCATTTATTAACTTCTCAGGCCATTGCTCTAATTTCTTTTATCTGAAAATACTTAAAAAGTGATATGTAATTGCAGATATCATCCTCGTTTATTCCCTGTAGTGTGCTTGTGTCATTCATGCCATTATAAAGTACAACACGGAGTTTTGAAAAGGTAAAGTTCAACCTGTAAATCGTTAGGTGACCGAATTCAAAGGTGCTCGTGTATTTGACCTATAAAAAAAGATGGTAAATCCAAAGTGAATAAATCGCTGTAGTGAACTAGGCGTGGAGTCAGGCGGGGTAAATATTGTGATGATGGCCTAGACGCAAAAATGGCAAGACACCCACATTAACTGGTCTTTGTGTTAATGTGGCTTGGGGAATGGGGCAGAGAAGCTATCTTTCAATGAATTCCAGATGTTATGTCCAGATGATAAAGCAGTTAGCTGTGGAGGCCAACTCTCTAATTATTAGCAGGCTTATTTAACCTGGCCCAAAAAAAGCACACCCAAAATGCATGAATGCTATGTTCGATAATGGGTTGCTTTGAAAAGAAATTGGGTTCATGTGAAAGCTCATCTGAAGCCCTTCAAATATCTAGCACTTCTGCAGACTGGTAAGAAACTCACAGCACATGTTATCTCCAAATTACTTGAGTCAGGAGATACCATGTTCTCACAATATTACAAATTTAAAGGCGTTGCTCTTGTTATTTTCACCTTCAAAAAATTTTAAGCATGTTATCTCCAAATTACTTGAGTCAGGAGATACCATGTTCTCACAATATTACAAATTTAAAGGCGTTGCTCTTTGTTATTTTCACCTTCAAAAAATTTTAAGTGTTCTTGAATTATAATAGAACGTACTAATGAGGATAACCTGTATAAGATAAACACTTTAATAGTACAGATTCCAAACCCTTACTCAACGCTTTTAATTTCAATAACAGCCCAATGAATGAAAGACTCACCGAAAAACTGAGTGAAAATGCTAGTGAAAAAGCCCAAACTGCGTCCAATGCTCTGCCCTATCGGCGCAGGAAGAGGTTTTAAATAAGGGTCGACACTGAAAACCTTCCGGATGAACTGCAGACCATCCCCAAGGGTGAAACCAATTAAATAAAATGTATAAcctaacaaaaatttggaaaactAAAACTGTTATAACCATAAATGAGACAATACCTGAAAATTTCTTTGGAAAGTATAGCGGAGTTCAGGGTCGATGATGTCTTCAGTTTGTTTCTGTTCGGAAAGGTCGGAGGCGGATTTAGAGGGCACGTACATGGTGGAGTTTTCACCATCTTTGGTTGCTCTCAATTTGGCATGGTCGTAGTTTCGCTTTTTCTTTGGCTTTTTCTTCACAGTCTTCCGCGACGGCGGAGGAGGTGGTTCATCAAACTTCCACATCCTATTCGTGCAACTCCACTGGCCTGCAACACGATAAGATTTAATGGCACGAAACTGTTAATGAGTATACGTGAGAAGTAATTTTAACATAAAACCATGTCTCTGCATTAATTTAAGCAATTCGGGTGTTCTcatataaaattttaattaaggGGAAAACATAAATTGGAATCTTTCCCTATTTTAATAGAGCAGCATTTATAAGATAAATGACTTcaccatgttttttttttttcatttacaaAATTATTTAAGAAGATTGCATGAAAGTAAGCAGCCATTTGACTATCCCtactgcttagcttattttggctagtagCAGGTGCTCAATTTTTTAAGGAAGCTCCACAAATTGCACCTTTAAGAGCAGGTCCCCATGCTGTTGCTTAGCTTAAATAAGCTAAGCAGCAGCATGGGGACCTGCCCTTAAAAGAGCAATTTTTGAGCAGTTGTTGCttgccaaaataagctaagcagcagcATGGGGACCTGCCCTTAAAGAAGCAATTTGTGGAGCAAATGGTTCTGTGGATAGTCAAATAGCTGCTTATTTTTATGCAATaatcttaaatcattttgtaaatgaaattattggtaatattttttacaaataaaattcataagCAAAATTCTAGGCAAAAAATCATGGTGAAGCATGTGTCATTTTTTTTCAATAAGCAACCActgcttat includes:
- the LOC131067373 gene encoding uncharacterized protein LOC131067373 isoform X2; this translates as MWKFDEPPPPPSRKTVKKKPKKKRNYDHAKLRATKDGENSTMYVPSKSASDLSEQKQTEDIIDPELRYTFQRNFQFIRKVFSVDPYLKPLPAPIGQSIGRSLGFFTSIFTQFFGDPMKTARLGAVRGVASKKN
- the LOC131067373 gene encoding uncharacterized protein LOC131067373 isoform X1 produces the protein MWKFDEPPPPPSRKTVKKKPKKKRNYDHAKLRATKDGENSTMYVPSKSASDLSEQKQTEDIIDPELRYTFQRNFQFIRKVFSVDPYLKPLPAPIGQSIGRSLGFFTSIFTQFFDPEGIEKAQKSMGLGREERVRRVR